A window from Chitinophaga filiformis encodes these proteins:
- a CDS encoding glycoside hydrolase family 3 C-terminal domain-containing protein: MKKVVRQFVLGLAGVMMAGIASAQHGVNAGGQEDDIRSLISRMTLEEKVSLLHGNSKFYVSGIKRLGVPEWALSDGPHGVRAEINRHDWGYAGWANDAATCFPPGTALAATWNPKLAYERGIVLGEEARFRKKDILLGPGINIIRSPLCGRNFEYMSEDPFLISRMAVAYIKALQSKDVAVSVKHWLANNQETHRDSVDVHMSERALREIYLPGFKASVTEGGAYTVMAAYNKFRGDWCSENEYLNREILRKEFGFKGVLMTDWAAAHSTIKAALTGLDLEMGTDKKDYNEWYFADPLISAVKEGKIPVSVVDEKVADVLWVMTKTKMFDEERREKGKMNTPEHQQAAYNDAAEAAVLLQNNRHILPLNFDKIKSLAVIGDNATRLQCNGGLSSEIKALYEVTPLDAIRKKFGATVKINFAQGYEKQSTFKEGSNTGQVSSDKIDWKLVDEAVKVARESEAVVIFGGLNHDFDSESFDKQNMDLPYGQDVLIREVAKANPNTVVVIIAGSPVKLSGIVHRVPAILWSWFGGMEAGNAVADLLSGKVNPSGKLPFTLPVSLDQSPAHALGNFPGRDLQVNYEEDILVGYRWFDTKKIVPQFPFGYGLSYTGFSLSHFSTDKTSYKNGETIHAKCTIKNTGSRYGAEVAQLYVSDPVCAVLRPEKELRAFEKVFLRPGEVKTIELNVKVADLAFYDEAKKAWNVEAGEFVLHFGNSSNNIAGSVKIQVK; encoded by the coding sequence GCTCATTGATCAGCCGGATGACGCTGGAGGAAAAAGTCAGTCTCCTGCATGGGAATTCAAAATTTTATGTATCGGGAATAAAAAGGTTAGGTGTTCCTGAATGGGCATTGAGCGACGGGCCTCATGGCGTGCGTGCGGAAATAAACCGCCACGACTGGGGATATGCCGGATGGGCCAATGATGCAGCCACCTGCTTTCCGCCGGGTACAGCCCTGGCTGCGACCTGGAACCCTAAACTGGCTTATGAGCGGGGAATTGTGTTAGGTGAAGAAGCGCGTTTCCGGAAAAAGGATATTTTACTGGGACCCGGTATCAATATTATCCGTTCGCCGCTTTGTGGAAGAAATTTTGAGTACATGAGCGAAGATCCTTTCCTTATTTCACGAATGGCGGTTGCCTATATCAAGGCATTGCAGTCGAAGGATGTGGCAGTAAGTGTAAAGCACTGGCTGGCCAATAACCAGGAAACGCATAGAGATTCTGTTGATGTGCACATGAGCGAAAGGGCATTACGTGAAATTTATTTGCCTGGATTTAAAGCGTCGGTAACCGAAGGCGGCGCTTACACCGTAATGGCCGCATACAATAAGTTCAGAGGCGACTGGTGTTCTGAAAATGAGTACCTGAACCGGGAGATCCTTCGTAAAGAGTTCGGTTTTAAAGGAGTGTTGATGACCGACTGGGCCGCCGCACATTCAACAATAAAAGCTGCGCTGACCGGTCTTGACCTGGAAATGGGGACGGATAAAAAGGATTACAACGAATGGTATTTCGCTGATCCATTGATCAGCGCAGTAAAAGAGGGAAAGATACCGGTTTCCGTTGTTGATGAAAAGGTAGCGGATGTACTGTGGGTAATGACAAAGACCAAAATGTTTGATGAAGAAAGGCGGGAAAAAGGAAAGATGAACACGCCGGAGCATCAGCAGGCGGCATATAACGATGCCGCTGAAGCAGCAGTGTTACTGCAGAACAACAGGCACATACTCCCACTGAATTTCGATAAAATAAAGTCCCTTGCAGTTATCGGGGATAATGCCACACGCCTGCAATGCAATGGCGGGCTTAGCTCCGAAATAAAAGCGCTGTATGAAGTTACCCCACTTGACGCTATCCGGAAAAAATTCGGGGCTACCGTAAAGATAAACTTTGCACAGGGGTATGAAAAGCAGTCCACTTTCAAAGAAGGCAGCAACACCGGACAAGTAAGCTCTGACAAGATTGACTGGAAACTGGTTGATGAAGCGGTGAAAGTAGCAAGGGAGTCAGAAGCAGTGGTCATTTTCGGCGGATTAAATCATGATTTTGATTCAGAATCTTTCGATAAGCAAAATATGGATCTGCCTTATGGACAGGATGTCCTGATCCGCGAAGTAGCCAAAGCCAACCCTAATACAGTGGTTGTGATCATTGCCGGTTCACCGGTAAAACTATCGGGGATCGTTCATCGCGTGCCTGCCATACTGTGGTCATGGTTCGGCGGAATGGAAGCCGGAAATGCGGTTGCCGACCTGCTGAGCGGTAAAGTAAATCCATCCGGTAAACTGCCCTTCACATTGCCGGTATCCCTTGATCAATCGCCTGCTCATGCATTAGGCAACTTTCCGGGGAGAGATCTCCAGGTAAATTATGAAGAAGATATTTTAGTAGGATACCGTTGGTTTGATACAAAGAAAATTGTTCCTCAGTTCCCATTTGGTTATGGTCTTTCCTATACCGGTTTTTCGCTAAGCCATTTTTCAACGGATAAAACCAGTTATAAGAATGGAGAGACCATCCATGCAAAATGCACCATTAAAAATACAGGCTCCCGGTATGGAGCAGAAGTTGCGCAGCTTTATGTCAGCGACCCGGTTTGTGCTGTTTTGCGTCCCGAAAAAGAGCTCAGGGCTTTTGAAAAAGTCTTTTTGCGTCCTGGCGAGGTAAAAACCATTGAGCTGAATGTAAAGGTCGCTGATCTGGCTTTTTATGACGAAGCCAAAAAGGCCTGGAATGTGGAAGCAGGTGAATTTGTATTACACTTCGGCAATTCGTCAAACAATATTGCAGGATCGGTAAAGATCCAGGTTAAATAG